The Oxalobacteraceae bacterium OTU3CINTB1 genome includes a window with the following:
- a CDS encoding type VI secretion system tip protein VgrG has protein sequence MERDKDFFSFMSMPKELVTFNRPIRLKLDLPGGVNDDMLLPQRVFGTETLCGGIDYRVLCVSSNATLPLKQLIAVPAALQFVTDQGDLRSVCGIVTEASSGDSDGGLASYQLVLRDALAILEKRINTRVFRQMDEVEIVRQILQEWRQKSSTLGVCFMDEVDEAFHLQQYPKREFTMQHNESDAAFIRRLLKRSGIGWYVRAEANGQVPTHTLVLFNSADSLRQNVAGTIRYHRDAGTEQRDTITSWGAVRTLQPGVVTRHSWDYRHPQGSDYMMAQTSSGVDQGVSGNELAASLDDYQVMMPHAGDDVDDLCRLGRLHMTRHDLESKCFHGEGSVRDLCAGEYFTLSGHPEVDQHPREERDFVVTALQVNAQNNLPKALAERVERLFSRSRWTQSAQEPQTQKEIADRMASGALRMHVQFTAVRRGVKIVPAYDARTDLPQALMQSAIVVGPKGEEVYCDQMGRVKIRFPGTRAADHVHADGSGVSNDDSDSAWVRVASNWAGNGPGSVAQCGTIGLPRVGTEVLVNFLGGDPDKPVIVGQLYNQQAQPPALSNIGDLPGNRYLSGIKSREVQGARSNQLLFDDTSGQISAQLASEHGNTQLNLGYLTQPRANSVGEPRGEGAELRSEKAISIRAVKGVLINASQRTDAGGRLLSREELISNAEMARQVSGQLASLAEKLAEDSAGGSEFTALVDNIGGWDSGHPSKGNQAMAQGGKPLVAICSTDGTFIGSEKALGLSGKSSVDITSAENARLSTGANLMLRATQGVSVFAFKLGIKLIAASGNIRIQAQDGDIEITSLKRIKLIANEGIELQSPAVKFVAQGCQVDFGGGSITQQSSGAHTIKSSKFSHESGGSGSPVNLSLPKMDVEHDQHVLVTDLITDEPLAAKRYRITLEDGQVFEGKTNEQGLTEKFTSKTSFAKYVIELLD, from the coding sequence GTGGAACGCGATAAAGACTTTTTCAGCTTCATGAGCATGCCCAAGGAACTGGTCACCTTCAACCGGCCGATCCGGCTCAAGCTCGATCTGCCGGGCGGCGTCAACGACGACATGCTGCTGCCGCAGCGCGTGTTCGGCACCGAGACGCTGTGTGGCGGCATCGACTACCGCGTGCTGTGCGTATCGTCCAACGCCACGCTGCCATTGAAGCAGCTGATCGCCGTGCCGGCCGCACTGCAATTCGTCACCGACCAGGGAGATTTGCGCAGCGTCTGCGGCATCGTCACCGAAGCCAGTTCCGGCGACAGCGACGGCGGCCTGGCCAGCTACCAGCTGGTGCTGCGCGACGCCTTGGCGATCCTGGAAAAGCGCATCAACACGCGCGTGTTCCGCCAGATGGATGAAGTGGAGATCGTGCGGCAGATTCTCCAGGAATGGCGGCAAAAAAGCTCCACGCTCGGTGTCTGCTTCATGGACGAAGTGGACGAGGCTTTCCATCTGCAGCAATACCCCAAGCGCGAATTCACCATGCAGCACAACGAATCGGACGCCGCCTTCATCCGCCGCCTGCTCAAGCGCAGCGGCATCGGCTGGTACGTGCGCGCCGAGGCCAATGGCCAGGTGCCGACGCACACGCTGGTGCTGTTCAACAGCGCCGACAGCCTTCGCCAGAACGTCGCCGGCACCATCCGCTACCACCGCGACGCCGGCACCGAGCAGCGCGACACGATCACCTCGTGGGGCGCGGTGCGCACCCTGCAACCGGGCGTGGTGACGCGGCACAGCTGGGACTACCGCCACCCGCAAGGATCGGATTACATGATGGCCCAGACCAGCAGCGGCGTCGATCAGGGCGTCAGCGGCAATGAGCTGGCCGCCAGCCTGGATGACTACCAGGTGATGATGCCGCACGCCGGCGACGACGTCGACGACTTGTGCCGCCTTGGCAGGCTGCACATGACGCGCCACGATCTCGAATCGAAGTGCTTCCACGGCGAAGGCAGCGTGCGGGATCTGTGCGCAGGCGAGTACTTCACCCTGAGCGGGCATCCGGAGGTGGACCAGCACCCGCGCGAGGAACGCGACTTCGTCGTCACGGCCTTGCAGGTAAACGCGCAGAACAACCTGCCCAAGGCGCTGGCCGAACGCGTGGAGCGCCTGTTCTCGCGCAGCCGCTGGACGCAGAGCGCGCAGGAGCCGCAGACGCAGAAGGAGATAGCGGACAGGATGGCGTCCGGCGCGCTGCGCATGCATGTCCAGTTCACGGCGGTGCGGCGCGGCGTGAAGATCGTGCCGGCGTACGACGCGCGCACCGACCTGCCGCAGGCGCTGATGCAAAGCGCGATCGTCGTCGGCCCGAAGGGCGAGGAGGTGTATTGCGATCAGATGGGGAGGGTGAAGATTCGGTTCCCGGGTACGCGGGCGGCGGATCATGTGCATGCAGATGGTTCGGGGGTATCGAATGACGACAGCGACTCGGCCTGGGTGCGCGTGGCGTCGAATTGGGCGGGGAATGGGCCGGGCAGCGTGGCGCAGTGCGGAACTATTGGCCTGCCGCGTGTGGGGACGGAGGTGCTGGTTAATTTTCTTGGCGGCGATCCTGACAAGCCGGTGATCGTGGGGCAGCTCTACAACCAGCAGGCGCAGCCGCCTGCGTTGAGCAATATTGGAGATCTGCCTGGCAATCGCTACCTTTCTGGAATCAAGAGCCGCGAAGTGCAAGGCGCGCGTTCTAACCAGTTGCTTTTCGATGATACGAGCGGGCAAATCAGCGCGCAACTGGCCAGCGAACACGGCAATACACAACTGAACCTAGGTTACCTCACCCAACCTAGAGCAAATAGTGTCGGTGAGCCACGGGGAGAGGGAGCAGAGTTGCGCAGCGAGAAAGCTATCTCGATTCGCGCAGTCAAAGGAGTTCTGATCAATGCGAGTCAGCGGACAGACGCAGGGGGGCGGCTGTTAAGCAGGGAAGAACTCATCAGCAATGCGGAGATGGCGCGGCAAGTGTCCGGGCAACTTGCAAGCCTTGCTGAAAAGCTCGCCGAAGATTCTGCTGGGGGTTCAGAGTTTACAGCGCTAGTGGATAACATCGGCGGTTGGGATAGCGGCCACCCTTCTAAAGGGAACCAAGCTATGGCACAAGGAGGCAAACCCCTCGTTGCCATATGTTCGACTGATGGAACTTTCATCGGAAGCGAAAAAGCGCTAGGGCTGTCGGGAAAGTCGTCTGTAGATATAACAAGCGCCGAAAATGCGAGACTTTCAACTGGCGCCAATCTGATGCTTCGCGCGACTCAAGGCGTGAGCGTGTTTGCCTTTAAGCTCGGCATCAAGTTGATTGCGGCAAGTGGAAACATTCGCATCCAAGCCCAGGATGGCGACATCGAGATCACTTCGTTAAAGCGCATCAAACTGATTGCCAACGAAGGGATTGAATTGCAATCACCGGCAGTAAAGTTTGTGGCGCAAGGCTGTCAAGTTGACTTCGGTGGCGGTTCAATCACCCAGCAGAGCAGCGGCGCCCACACGATCAAGTCATCGAAATTTAGCCATGAAAGTGGTGGAAGCGGCTCTCCGGTGAACCTGAGTCTGCCCAAGATGGATGTCGAACACGATCAGCATGTTCTTGTCACCGATCTCATAACCGATGAGCCGCTGGCGGCGAAACGTTATCGCATTACGCTAGAAGACGGCCAGGTTTTTGAAGGTAAGACAAATGAACAAGGCCTGACGGAGAAATTTACCTCCAAAACATCCTTTGCAAAATATGTGATCGAACTTTTGGATTAG
- the tssF gene encoding type VI secretion system baseplate subunit TssF, with protein MEKLLPYFERELSQLRRAGAEFAGRYPQLAGSLQIRGETCADPQVERLIQSSAFLNASVAKRLDDGHSGFTEALLGMLYPHHLRPMPSCSIARIDYSGAPKNSVSSVAVLPRGAAMKSLAPSAVSCGFRTVYDATVAPVAIGAAWFEPHIQVPSTMALPPDAGAAICITIDSTGVARGLALEGLSTMRVFIDADATLRAALRDALFMRTACACVEAASQWRMLAKPPIAPVGFADDEALLPAAPSEHGAYRLLSEYFAFPEKFDFFDIDLGALTTAIPIDCTRLTLRLALAGVGPATQAARVLRTLTEANLVLGCTPIVNLFDKAARPMLIRAVAARRSYPVVLDAVPPGDCEIYSVDAVQLVRKLQQGSSIQDFSPYYSLRQGASSGKGHYWLEQRDDLGGGTDHGVSLTLVDQELAPLRMEDGTASVQVTCTNRNLPQNLQCGRTDGDLRAVKSTGNFPIRMLLRPTMSHPQASHDNRLWGLIAHLAPNHRTLTQEGLPALAATLRLYAQRDNAIAQRQIEGIAGLSHRPSSAWMRTASDSAYLRGIEVTATLDEAAYADTGVHVFAQVLDHLFSLTVHLNSYTQLVIVSQASGKEVLRCAPRSGALPLA; from the coding sequence ATGGAAAAACTACTGCCGTACTTCGAACGGGAACTGAGCCAGCTGCGCCGCGCCGGCGCCGAGTTCGCCGGCCGGTATCCCCAGCTGGCCGGCAGCCTGCAGATACGCGGCGAGACCTGTGCCGATCCCCAGGTGGAACGCCTGATCCAGTCCTCCGCCTTCCTCAACGCCAGCGTCGCCAAGCGGCTGGACGACGGCCACTCCGGCTTCACCGAAGCACTGCTCGGCATGCTGTACCCGCACCACCTTCGGCCGATGCCATCGTGCTCGATCGCCCGCATCGACTACAGCGGCGCGCCGAAAAACTCGGTCAGCAGCGTCGCCGTGCTGCCGCGCGGCGCCGCCATGAAATCGCTGGCGCCCAGCGCCGTCAGCTGCGGCTTTCGCACCGTTTACGACGCCACGGTCGCCCCGGTCGCCATCGGCGCGGCATGGTTCGAACCGCACATCCAGGTACCGTCGACGATGGCGCTGCCGCCCGACGCCGGCGCCGCCATCTGCATCACGATCGACAGCACGGGCGTCGCGCGCGGCCTGGCGCTGGAGGGCCTGAGCACCATGCGCGTCTTCATCGACGCCGATGCCACGCTGCGCGCCGCCTTGCGCGACGCGCTGTTCATGCGTACCGCCTGCGCCTGCGTGGAGGCCGCCAGCCAATGGCGCATGCTGGCCAAGCCGCCCATCGCACCGGTGGGCTTTGCCGACGACGAAGCGTTGCTGCCGGCCGCACCGTCCGAACACGGCGCGTATCGGCTGCTTAGCGAGTACTTCGCCTTCCCCGAAAAATTCGACTTCTTCGACATCGACCTTGGCGCCCTGACCACCGCCATCCCCATCGACTGCACCCGGCTGACACTGCGCCTGGCGCTGGCCGGCGTCGGTCCCGCCACACAAGCCGCGCGCGTGCTGCGCACACTGACCGAAGCGAATCTGGTGCTCGGCTGCACACCGATCGTCAACCTGTTCGACAAGGCGGCCAGGCCCATGTTAATCCGCGCTGTCGCCGCGCGCCGCAGCTACCCGGTGGTGCTGGACGCGGTACCGCCCGGCGACTGCGAGATTTACAGCGTCGACGCGGTGCAGCTGGTGAGGAAACTGCAGCAGGGCAGCAGCATCCAGGACTTCTCGCCGTACTACTCACTGCGCCAGGGGGCGTCCAGCGGGAAAGGCCACTACTGGCTCGAGCAGCGTGACGATCTTGGCGGCGGTACCGACCACGGTGTCTCGCTGACGCTGGTCGACCAGGAACTGGCGCCACTGCGGATGGAAGACGGCACGGCATCGGTACAAGTCACCTGCACCAACCGCAACCTGCCGCAAAACCTCCAGTGCGGACGGACCGACGGCGACCTGCGCGCCGTCAAATCCACCGGTAACTTCCCGATCCGCATGCTGCTCCGCCCGACCATGTCGCATCCGCAGGCATCGCACGACAACAGGCTATGGGGGCTGATCGCCCATTTGGCGCCGAACCACCGCACGCTCACGCAGGAAGGCCTGCCCGCGCTGGCCGCGACGCTGCGGCTGTACGCGCAGCGCGACAACGCCATCGCCCAGCGTCAGATCGAAGGCATCGCCGGCCTGTCGCACCGTCCGTCCTCGGCCTGGATGCGGACGGCCAGCGACAGCGCCTACCTGCGCGGGATCGAAGTGACGGCCACCCTGGACGAAGCGGCGTACGCCGACACCGGCGTCCACGTCTTCGCCCAGGTGCTGGACCACCTGTTTAGCCTGACCGTCCACTTGAACAGCTACACCCAGCTGGTGATCGTCTCCCAAGCCAGCGGCAAGGAAGTGCTGCGATGCGCACCGCGCAGCGGCGCCTTGCCGCTGGCCTGA
- the vgrG gene encoding type VI secretion system tip protein VgrG encodes MSEPIPSQSGESDPLALLAGFSQGTRLLKLTTPLGGDVLLAECVRGEEGIGTGFSFKIAALSTDAAISLKSLIGQPVLLELMTAASRDQLRPFHGHVTAIDMAGANGGFARYNLTVEPWTAFLARGRDSRIFQDMTVFDILDTVFNAYQGQGKLVPAWRFDILDSAVYPKRSITTQYQESDLAFARRLMHEEGLFHYFEHSGDAASPGLGSHTMVIADHNGSFKPNAQASIAFSQPGATMKQDTLDRWRTELRLQTNAVELSSWDYRSLDTRAVSAASADGGDGAPLVSRDAPGAYAYQSREQGQRIADNQLQAFEASKEIHVGAGTVRTLAPGTTFALTGQAQFDLAGSDDERSFLVVRTVHLMHNNLSAELKSTLMQRLGEGALDALIGKEEKTSLHAVGKAMGERPLYRVRIDAIRSNIPYRSSGTDAHGQLLHPRPTIHGQQTAIVVGPPGAPIHTDRDHRVKVQFHWQRGAQSHSRLAHPMPDGHTGAPGDDQAGTWVRVATPMAPVAGANWGSSALPRIGQEVLIDFLEGNIDRPVVLGTVYNGRGQADAQHNQVAGGAGVATGNAPAWFPGEAGGHAHPAALSGMKTQAIQSSQGGSGAYNQLVFDDSPGQSRLGLQRHATAHQGTAELNLGHLLHQSDNQRLNAAGFGAELKTEHSIAVRAGKGVLLSTDARGSATGSQMDSKEAITQLEESVQLQTDLDEMAQKHSTLTVGGKAPATGQATPLPAIAQLKRSMDVLGAVESDVPAYSEPHLQLSSPAGLAANTPANAVLGAAGSSLTAGYDINLASQRNNYASVKEGIKFFTYGKATNAQKPNQEVGIRVHAASGKVSSQSQADETRLTADKALTVASTAKGITVAGKEHVRLTAQGAHLKLEGGNIELHGPGKIEFKASMKELAGPMSATPSLPALPQAADLDNSIEILFHYDDLAPIPGAAYKVTFENGTVREGKLDDKGHALLTGTPPGEYVVEYGDDPRPWKPPEEETPEYKKPDFKAAMDAEMERERKLREQSQGWV; translated from the coding sequence ATGTCAGAACCGATTCCATCACAGTCAGGCGAGTCCGACCCGCTCGCTTTGCTCGCCGGTTTTTCGCAGGGCACGCGGCTGCTCAAGCTCACCACGCCGCTCGGCGGCGACGTGCTGCTGGCCGAATGCGTGCGCGGCGAGGAAGGCATCGGCACGGGCTTCAGCTTCAAGATCGCCGCGCTGTCGACCGACGCCGCCATTTCGCTCAAGTCGCTGATCGGCCAGCCGGTGCTGCTGGAGTTGATGACCGCCGCCAGCCGCGACCAGCTGCGGCCGTTCCACGGCCATGTCACCGCCATCGACATGGCCGGCGCCAACGGCGGCTTCGCCCGCTACAACCTCACCGTCGAACCCTGGACCGCCTTCCTCGCGCGCGGACGCGACAGCCGCATCTTCCAGGACATGACGGTGTTCGACATCCTCGATACCGTCTTTAACGCCTACCAGGGCCAGGGCAAGCTGGTGCCGGCCTGGCGCTTCGACATCCTCGACAGCGCCGTCTATCCCAAGCGCAGCATCACCACCCAGTACCAGGAAAGCGACCTCGCCTTCGCCCGGCGGCTTATGCACGAGGAAGGCCTGTTCCATTACTTCGAGCACAGCGGCGACGCCGCCAGTCCCGGCCTGGGCAGCCACACGATGGTCATTGCCGACCACAATGGCAGCTTCAAGCCCAACGCGCAGGCCAGCATCGCGTTCAGCCAGCCCGGCGCGACCATGAAACAGGACACGCTGGACCGTTGGCGCACCGAGCTGCGCCTGCAAACCAACGCCGTCGAACTGAGCAGCTGGGACTACCGCTCGCTCGACACGCGCGCCGTCAGCGCAGCCAGCGCGGACGGCGGCGACGGCGCGCCGCTGGTCAGCCGCGACGCGCCCGGGGCCTACGCCTACCAGTCGCGCGAACAAGGCCAGCGCATCGCCGACAATCAGTTGCAGGCCTTCGAGGCCAGCAAGGAGATCCATGTCGGCGCCGGCACTGTGCGCACGCTCGCGCCCGGCACCACGTTCGCCCTCACCGGCCAGGCCCAGTTCGATCTGGCCGGCAGCGACGACGAGCGCAGCTTCCTGGTGGTGCGCACCGTGCACCTGATGCACAACAATCTCAGCGCGGAGCTGAAGTCGACCCTGATGCAGCGGCTTGGCGAAGGCGCACTCGACGCGCTGATTGGCAAGGAGGAGAAGACCAGTCTGCACGCGGTCGGCAAAGCGATGGGCGAGCGCCCGTTGTACCGGGTCCGCATCGATGCGATCCGCAGCAATATTCCATACCGCTCCAGCGGCACGGACGCGCACGGCCAGCTGCTCCATCCGCGCCCGACCATTCACGGCCAGCAGACCGCCATCGTGGTTGGCCCGCCCGGCGCGCCGATTCACACCGACCGCGACCACCGCGTGAAAGTGCAGTTCCACTGGCAGCGCGGCGCGCAAAGCCACAGCCGCTTGGCGCATCCGATGCCCGACGGTCACACCGGCGCGCCCGGTGACGACCAGGCCGGCACGTGGGTGCGCGTGGCCACGCCGATGGCGCCGGTGGCCGGCGCCAACTGGGGCAGCAGCGCCCTGCCCCGCATCGGCCAGGAAGTGCTGATCGATTTCCTGGAGGGGAACATCGACCGGCCGGTGGTGCTCGGCACCGTCTACAACGGACGCGGCCAGGCGGATGCGCAGCACAATCAGGTGGCCGGCGGCGCCGGCGTGGCGACCGGCAACGCGCCCGCCTGGTTCCCCGGCGAGGCCGGCGGACACGCACACCCGGCGGCACTGTCGGGCATGAAGACGCAGGCGATCCAGTCCAGTCAGGGCGGCAGCGGCGCCTATAACCAGTTGGTGTTCGACGACAGCCCGGGGCAGTCACGTCTTGGTCTACAGAGACATGCGACAGCGCACCAGGGCACGGCTGAGTTGAATCTCGGCCACCTCCTGCATCAAAGCGACAACCAGCGGCTGAACGCGGCCGGCTTCGGCGCCGAGCTTAAGACCGAGCACAGCATTGCCGTGCGGGCCGGCAAAGGTGTTCTGCTATCGACCGACGCGCGCGGAAGCGCCACCGGCAGCCAGATGGATTCGAAAGAGGCCATCACGCAGCTGGAGGAAAGCGTGCAGCTGCAAACCGATCTCGACGAGATGGCGCAGAAGCACAGCACGTTGACGGTCGGCGGCAAGGCCCCCGCAACCGGGCAGGCAACGCCGCTGCCCGCCATCGCCCAGCTCAAACGCAGCATGGACGTGCTGGGCGCGGTGGAATCGGACGTGCCGGCCTACAGCGAGCCGCATCTGCAATTGAGTTCGCCGGCGGGTCTCGCAGCCAACACGCCGGCCAACGCGGTGCTAGGCGCAGCAGGCAGCAGTTTGACCGCCGGCTACGATATCAATTTGGCGTCCCAGCGCAACAACTACGCGAGCGTGAAGGAAGGCATCAAGTTCTTCACCTACGGCAAGGCGACCAATGCGCAGAAGCCCAACCAGGAGGTGGGCATCCGCGTGCACGCGGCCAGCGGCAAGGTCAGCAGCCAGAGCCAGGCCGACGAGACCAGGCTGACGGCCGACAAGGCGCTCACCGTCGCCAGCACGGCCAAGGGCATCACCGTGGCCGGCAAAGAGCATGTGCGGCTGACCGCGCAAGGCGCGCATCTCAAGCTTGAGGGCGGCAACATCGAGCTGCACGGGCCGGGCAAGATCGAGTTCAAGGCCAGCATGAAGGAGTTGGCGGGGCCGATGAGCGCGACACCGTCGCTGCCGGCCTTGCCGCAGGCGGCCGATCTCGATAACTCGATCGAGATCCTGTTCCATTACGACGATCTGGCGCCCATCCCCGGCGCCGCCTACAAGGTCACGTTCGAGAATGGCACCGTGCGCGAAGGCAAGCTCGATGACAAAGGGCACGCCTTGCTGACCGGTACGCCGCCGGGCGAGTATGTGGTGGAGTATGGCGACGATCCGCGTCCGTGGAAGCCGCCTGAGGAAGAAACGCCGGAGTATAAAAAGCCGGACTTCAAGGCCGCGATGGACGCGGAGATGGAACGCGAGCGCAAATTGCGCGAGCAAAGTCAGGGGTGGGTATGA
- a CDS encoding DUF1911 domain-containing protein — MEKSNFISRRRQSYLDEESYINTVKQIETENAIPTVPGLSQEDLCTNFSLNAQDHWIIFQLKFTAGESLTELASSLDEIVLAYEQYVEAIDELPDDKYHPPFMMNDMIDTYVDYLNLLCAAILLRREDLIARICALNEGTDFDQSDAVLEELFKFFLADRPNLDYWLWDKPYRKLLDAIDSDTVPEMEQAMKIYVKRWYADMKGLAHFWNKHEKIKPDFTPYYGYWAMCAAAFTYLYNLDDSSYRNETVYPKDLVDYARSIPRYDENQQTIAKPLRVAGGEPCPKSGLWFTPAKTDSEGRFSAGVTMPDFPDAQYGLTIWQWLSN; from the coding sequence ATGGAAAAATCCAATTTCATTAGTAGAAGGCGTCAAAGTTATCTTGACGAAGAAAGCTACATCAATACAGTCAAGCAAATTGAGACCGAGAATGCGATTCCAACCGTCCCAGGCCTCTCGCAAGAAGATTTATGCACCAATTTTTCTTTAAATGCACAAGACCACTGGATAATTTTCCAGCTAAAATTTACTGCCGGCGAAAGCCTCACAGAGCTGGCGAGCTCTCTGGATGAAATTGTTCTCGCATATGAACAGTACGTCGAAGCCATTGATGAACTACCAGATGACAAATATCATCCGCCCTTCATGATGAACGACATGATTGACACCTATGTCGATTATTTAAATCTTCTTTGTGCCGCAATTTTATTGCGTCGTGAGGACTTGATAGCAAGAATATGCGCGCTTAACGAAGGAACCGACTTCGATCAATCCGATGCGGTGTTGGAGGAATTATTCAAATTTTTCCTTGCGGACCGCCCGAACTTGGATTATTGGCTATGGGACAAACCATATCGAAAGCTGCTTGATGCTATCGACAGCGATACGGTGCCCGAGATGGAGCAGGCGATGAAGATCTACGTTAAGAGGTGGTACGCCGACATGAAAGGGCTCGCCCATTTCTGGAATAAGCATGAAAAGATCAAACCTGATTTCACACCGTACTATGGCTATTGGGCAATGTGCGCGGCTGCCTTTACCTATCTCTACAATCTTGACGACTCGTCATACCGTAACGAAACCGTGTATCCCAAAGACCTCGTTGATTACGCACGTAGCATCCCACGCTACGATGAAAACCAACAGACCATTGCGAAGCCGTTACGGGTAGCGGGTGGGGAGCCGTGTCCAAAGTCCGGCCTTTGGTTTACGCCGGCAAAAACGGACAGCGAAGGACGTTTTTCCGCCGGCGTCACAATGCCAGACTTCCCGGATGCGCAGTACGGTCTTACTATTTGGCAGTGGCTGTCCAATTAA
- a CDS encoding DUF1911 domain-containing protein, with amino-acid sequence MKNSEFRNRRRQGFLDQDSCGSTIAQLEVETGRPLGPSLSQEDLCRNLRARAFDSWVIFKLKYTAGESLTELANSLDHVVASYELYVEALDELPDSQYHPPFIMNDLIDTYVRYLNIVSVAILLRREDLIERICALNEGTDFDGVDAVLEELFKFFLPDRPELDHWLWDKPYRKLLDAIDSDTPEEMRTEMKRYVKNWYADMKGQAHFWGQHEKIKPEFTPYDGYWAMCAAAFTYLYDIDDSAYRNGTVYPKDLLDYARSIPRYDAQETMTKPLRVAGGELCPKSGLWFTPAKTDSQAHFAAGTVMPDLPDAQYGLTIWQWLRGQ; translated from the coding sequence ATGAAAAATTCAGAATTCAGAAATAGGCGGCGCCAAGGCTTTCTAGATCAAGATAGCTGCGGCAGCACGATTGCCCAGCTCGAGGTTGAAACCGGTCGGCCCTTAGGTCCCAGCCTATCCCAAGAGGATCTATGTAGAAATCTGCGAGCAAGGGCATTTGACAGTTGGGTCATCTTCAAGCTGAAATATACCGCCGGCGAAAGCCTCACGGAATTGGCAAACTCGCTTGACCATGTCGTCGCTTCCTACGAACTCTACGTCGAAGCGTTGGACGAGCTGCCGGACAGCCAATACCATCCGCCGTTCATCATGAACGATCTGATAGACACATATGTTCGGTACTTGAACATCGTTTCTGTCGCCATCCTATTGCGGCGTGAGGACTTGATAGAAAGAATCTGTGCGCTAAATGAAGGAACAGATTTTGACGGAGTCGATGCAGTGCTAGAGGAACTATTCAAGTTTTTCCTGCCAGATCGTCCTGAATTGGATCACTGGCTATGGGATAAGCCCTACCGCAAACTGCTCGACGCTATCGACAGCGATACGCCAGAAGAGATGCGAACCGAAATGAAGCGCTACGTGAAAAACTGGTATGCCGATATGAAGGGGCAGGCCCACTTCTGGGGGCAGCATGAGAAAATCAAGCCAGAGTTCACTCCCTACGACGGCTACTGGGCGATGTGCGCGGCGGCATTCACCTACCTCTACGACATCGACGACTCGGCCTACCGTAACGGGACAGTGTATCCCAAAGACCTGCTCGATTACGCACGCAGCATCCCACGCTACGATGCTCAAGAGACGATGACCAAGCCGTTGCGCGTAGCAGGTGGGGAACTCTGTCCGAAGTCCGGCCTATGGTTCACGCCGGCAAAAACGGACAGCCAAGCGCACTTCGCCGCAGGAACGGTCATGCCAGACTTACCGGATGCACAATACGGCCTGACGATTTGGCAGTGGCTGCGAGGCCAATAA
- a CDS encoding DUF1911 domain-containing protein — protein MPTPIEFDNRRRQIYLDEESYRNTVAQLEAENAIESPQNLPLVDRCRDLQMAALDSWIIFQLRYTAGESLADLANSLDSIVIAYERWIACLDEVPDDDYYPPFIMNDMIDTYVGYLNMVAVAILLRREDLVPRICAFNEGTDFDRVDAVLEELFKLFLPDRPWLDYLLWKKQYKKLLDVVDSDTPEEMAAEMRQHVKKWYTNMKGKAHFWGKHEKIKPEFTPYFGYWAMCSGAFTYLYDIDDSSYRDELVYPKDLVDYARSIPRKTDVL, from the coding sequence ATGCCGACACCAATCGAGTTCGACAATCGTCGACGCCAAATTTACCTCGACGAAGAAAGCTATCGAAATACTGTTGCCCAGCTAGAGGCCGAGAATGCTATCGAGTCCCCACAAAATCTACCTCTGGTCGACAGGTGTAGGGATCTGCAAATGGCGGCCTTGGATAGCTGGATAATTTTTCAGCTGCGCTATACGGCTGGCGAAAGCCTAGCGGATCTAGCGAATTCCCTGGACAGCATCGTCATCGCTTATGAGCGCTGGATTGCGTGCCTGGATGAGGTTCCAGACGACGACTACTACCCTCCATTCATCATGAACGACATGATCGACACGTATGTCGGCTATCTGAACATGGTAGCCGTCGCAATCCTGTTGCGCCGGGAAGATTTGGTGCCAAGAATTTGCGCTTTTAACGAAGGTACGGATTTTGATCGCGTTGACGCCGTGCTAGAAGAACTTTTTAAGCTTTTCCTCCCGGACCGCCCATGGCTTGATTATCTCCTCTGGAAAAAACAGTATAAGAAGCTGCTGGACGTCGTGGATAGCGATACCCCGGAAGAGATGGCCGCAGAAATGCGCCAACACGTAAAAAAATGGTACACCAATATGAAGGGGAAAGCTCACTTTTGGGGGAAGCACGAAAAGATCAAGCCGGAGTTCACTCCGTATTTCGGATACTGGGCCATGTGTTCGGGCGCCTTCACCTACCTCTACGACATCGATGACTCCAGCTACCGTGACGAGTTGGTATATCCCAAAGACCTGGTCGATTACGCACGCAGCATCCCGCGCAAAACAGACGTCCTGTAA